A single region of the Legionella oakridgensis ATCC 33761 = DSM 21215 genome encodes:
- a CDS encoding fumarylacetoacetate hydrolase family protein, which produces MKLLRYGTFGQEKAGLIDDQGNIRDLSELLDDIDASSLAFIKERLTLINIPTLPLVAKDVPIAAPIKQPGKIMCIGYNSLLHTQQMGASPLPESEMMVFLKPSCAISGPYDPILYTRHTRKLDWEAELGVVIGKKGKYLEKHQAEEHIFGFLCVNDISDRYWQFETADKQYTKGKGMDGFASIGPYLVSLDEVPDSTNLNVKLWVNGEIRQDFNTRDYINNAASVVSYLSQFFTLFPGDIIAMGSAPGNAKFWGEQYLKIGDQVTLEIEGLGKQEKHVIKE; this is translated from the coding sequence ATGAAATTATTACGTTATGGTACATTCGGTCAGGAGAAAGCTGGGTTGATTGATGATCAAGGAAATATTCGTGATCTCTCTGAGTTATTGGATGATATTGATGCATCATCATTAGCCTTTATTAAAGAAAGGCTCACTTTAATTAACATCCCTACACTGCCATTAGTAGCTAAGGATGTTCCAATTGCCGCACCAATTAAACAACCCGGTAAAATCATGTGTATTGGCTATAATTCGTTATTGCATACACAGCAGATGGGAGCCTCCCCACTTCCTGAATCAGAAATGATGGTATTTTTAAAACCTTCTTGTGCTATTTCAGGACCCTATGATCCCATTTTATATACTCGGCACACCAGAAAACTGGACTGGGAAGCCGAATTAGGCGTAGTTATTGGTAAAAAAGGTAAATACCTTGAAAAACATCAGGCAGAAGAACACATCTTTGGTTTTCTTTGTGTGAATGATATTTCTGACCGTTATTGGCAATTTGAAACCGCTGATAAACAGTACACCAAAGGCAAGGGAATGGATGGATTTGCATCCATCGGGCCTTATCTGGTTTCCCTGGACGAAGTCCCTGACTCAACGAATTTAAATGTAAAACTTTGGGTTAACGGAGAAATCCGCCAAGATTTTAATACCAGAGATTACATCAATAATGCCGCATCAGTGGTCAGCTATTTAAGTCAATTTTTTACTTTATTCCCCGGAGATATTATCGCCATGGGTTCGGCTCCAGGCAATGCCAAATTCTGGGGAGAGCAATATCTTAAAATTGGCGATCAGGTAACATTAGAAATAGAAGGACTGGGAAAACAGGAAAAGCACGTTATAAAAGAATAA